The Streptomyces camelliae genome window below encodes:
- a CDS encoding LLM class flavin-dependent oxidoreductase: MTELGAVFRPQLPPERLRAVARAAEEAGLDELWLWEDCFREGGISTAAAALAWTERVRVGVGLLPVPLRNVALTAMEAATLHRIFPGRATLVVGHGVQDWMGQVGARAASPLALLGEHLDALRALLRGDRLSVRGRYVSLDGVALDWPPESAVPVLTGATGPRTLRLSGARADGTVLTAATPPDGVRQARRLIEEGQREAGRDGEPHKVVVYLLTATGADAEARLRAELTAEGLESVPDLGVAGDAAAVAEAVRRLADAGADTVVLQPTGDEPDPEGFVRFAAQEVRPLVPRGSRP; encoded by the coding sequence ATGACTGAACTCGGTGCCGTCTTCCGTCCCCAGCTTCCTCCCGAGCGGCTGCGGGCCGTCGCCCGTGCCGCGGAGGAGGCGGGGCTCGACGAGCTGTGGCTGTGGGAGGACTGCTTCAGGGAGGGCGGGATTTCCACCGCAGCAGCGGCGCTCGCGTGGACCGAGCGGGTGCGCGTCGGTGTCGGACTGCTGCCCGTTCCCCTCAGGAACGTGGCCCTCACCGCCATGGAGGCCGCCACCCTGCACCGTATCTTTCCCGGCCGCGCCACCCTCGTCGTCGGGCACGGCGTCCAGGACTGGATGGGACAGGTCGGCGCCCGCGCCGCCTCTCCGCTCGCCCTCCTCGGCGAGCATCTCGACGCCCTGCGCGCCCTGTTGAGAGGTGATCGGCTCAGTGTGCGGGGGCGGTACGTCTCCCTCGACGGCGTCGCCCTCGACTGGCCGCCGGAGTCGGCCGTGCCCGTGCTCACCGGTGCCACCGGGCCGCGTACCCTGCGGCTCTCCGGCGCGAGGGCCGACGGCACCGTCCTCACCGCCGCCACTCCGCCGGACGGCGTACGGCAGGCACGGCGGCTGATCGAGGAGGGGCAGCGGGAGGCCGGGCGGGACGGAGAGCCGCACAAGGTCGTCGTCTATCTGCTGACTGCAACGGGAGCCGACGCCGAGGCCCGGCTGCGGGCCGAACTCACCGCCGAGGGGCTGGAGTCGGTACCGGACCTCGGGGTCGCCGGCGACGCCGCCGCCGTGGCCGAAGCCGTACGACGCCTCGCCGACGCCGGTGCCGACACTGTCGTGCTGCAGCCGACAGGGGACGAGCCCGACCCGGAGGGTTTCGTGCGGTTTGCCGCGCAGGAGGTCCGGCCCCTGGTGCCGCGCGGCTCCCGCCCATGA
- a CDS encoding isoprenyl transferase: protein MNLRDNLRSLLVRLYARRVEGHLDHTQVPKHIGVIMDGNRRWAKASGSTTVHGHRAGAEKIEEFLGWCTETDVEVVTLWLLSTDNFDRPQEELVPLLGIIEDVVRTLAADGRWRVHHVGTPDLLPHPMRIALKEAEEATADIDGILVNVAIGYGGRQEIADAVRSMMFDAHDRGVSMLELAESVDIDMIGRHLYTSDQPDPDLVIRTSGEQRLSGFMLWQTAHSEYYFCEVFWPAFRKVDFLRALRDYAARHRRYGG, encoded by the coding sequence GTGAACCTGCGCGACAACCTGCGCAGCCTGCTCGTCAGGCTCTACGCACGCCGGGTGGAAGGCCACCTGGACCACACTCAGGTGCCCAAGCACATCGGCGTCATCATGGACGGCAACCGGCGCTGGGCGAAGGCGTCCGGCTCCACCACGGTCCACGGCCACCGGGCCGGCGCCGAGAAGATCGAGGAGTTCCTCGGCTGGTGCACCGAGACCGACGTCGAGGTCGTCACCCTGTGGCTGTTGTCCACGGACAACTTCGACCGGCCGCAGGAGGAACTCGTCCCGCTGCTCGGCATCATCGAGGACGTCGTGCGCACCCTCGCCGCCGACGGCCGCTGGCGGGTGCACCACGTCGGCACGCCCGATCTGCTGCCCCATCCCATGCGGATCGCGCTGAAGGAGGCCGAGGAGGCCACCGCCGACATCGACGGAATACTGGTCAACGTGGCCATCGGCTACGGCGGCCGGCAGGAGATCGCCGACGCCGTGCGCTCCATGATGTTCGACGCGCACGACCGGGGCGTGTCCATGCTGGAGCTCGCCGAGTCCGTCGACATCGACATGATCGGCCGTCATCTCTACACCAGCGACCAGCCCGACCCGGACCTCGTCATCCGCACCAGCGGCGAACAGCGGCTGTCCGGATTCATGCTCTGGCAGACCGCTCACTCGGAGTACTACTTCTGCGAGGTCTTCTGGCCGGCCTTCCGGAAGGTCGACTTCCTGCGCGCACTGCGCGACTACGCCGCACGTCACCGCCGTTACGGCGGCTGA
- a CDS encoding AI-2E family transporter codes for MSRVPGWLGKLGAGLTEMSERLDERRAEVEQETDPNAPLPAPERPAPAAPAVDAAPAAPGRAQPAGPRPDPVEAVPWGVRVAAEAGWRLLVLAGTVWVLMKVISSVQLVVFAFVIALLVTALLQPTVARLTRRGVPRGIATALTAISGFVVIGLMGWFVTWQVMENIDTLSNQIQSGIDDLRNWLLKSPFHVTDKQINQIAKNLREAIGANADQITSFGLEGVQVIVETLTAILLVFFSTLFLLYDGKRIWEWFLKLVPAAARPGVAGAGPRAWRTLTAYVRGTVLVALIDATFIGVGIYFLNVPMAVPLAVFIFLFSFIPLVGAVASGALAVIVALVTQGVFTAVMTLVVVLAVQQIEGHILQPFILGRAVRVHPLAVVLTVAAGGMVAGIGGAVVAVPLVAVTNTVVGYLRQYSEELRQQQQAAAVAAEPVTENAEDPVHAE; via the coding sequence ATGTCGCGAGTGCCAGGGTGGCTCGGCAAGCTCGGTGCCGGACTCACCGAGATGAGCGAGCGCCTGGACGAACGCCGCGCGGAGGTCGAGCAGGAGACCGACCCGAACGCGCCACTGCCCGCCCCCGAACGGCCCGCGCCCGCCGCCCCGGCCGTCGACGCTGCGCCGGCCGCCCCCGGACGCGCCCAGCCGGCCGGCCCCCGCCCCGACCCCGTCGAGGCCGTGCCGTGGGGTGTGCGGGTCGCCGCCGAGGCGGGCTGGCGGCTGCTGGTGCTCGCCGGCACGGTCTGGGTCCTGATGAAGGTCATCAGCTCGGTCCAGCTGGTGGTCTTCGCCTTCGTCATCGCCCTGCTCGTCACCGCGCTGCTCCAGCCGACCGTCGCCCGGCTCACCCGCCGCGGGGTGCCGCGCGGCATCGCCACCGCGCTGACCGCCATCAGCGGCTTCGTCGTCATCGGTCTGATGGGCTGGTTCGTGACCTGGCAGGTCATGGAGAACATCGACACGCTCTCCAACCAGATCCAGTCCGGCATCGACGACCTGCGCAACTGGCTGCTGAAGAGCCCCTTCCACGTCACCGACAAGCAGATCAACCAGATCGCCAAGAACCTGCGCGAGGCGATCGGCGCCAACGCCGACCAGATAACGTCCTTCGGTCTGGAGGGCGTCCAGGTCATCGTCGAGACCCTCACCGCCATCCTGCTGGTGTTCTTCTCGACGCTGTTCCTGCTCTACGACGGCAAGCGCATCTGGGAGTGGTTCCTGAAACTGGTGCCCGCCGCCGCCCGGCCGGGCGTGGCCGGCGCCGGCCCGCGCGCCTGGCGCACCCTGACCGCCTACGTCCGCGGCACGGTCCTGGTCGCCCTCATCGACGCCACCTTCATCGGGGTCGGCATCTACTTCCTGAACGTGCCGATGGCCGTCCCGCTGGCCGTGTTCATCTTCCTGTTCTCGTTCATCCCGCTCGTCGGCGCGGTCGCCTCCGGCGCGCTCGCGGTGATCGTGGCCCTGGTCACCCAGGGCGTCTTCACGGCCGTCATGACCCTCGTGGTCGTCCTCGCCGTCCAGCAGATAGAGGGCCATATCCTGCAGCCCTTCATCCTCGGCCGCGCGGTCCGCGTCCACCCGCTGGCGGTCGTCCTCACCGTGGCGGCCGGCGGCATGGTGGCCGGCATCGGCGGTGCCGTCGTGGCCGTACCGCTGGTGGCGGTGACGAACACGGTGGTGGGATACCTGCGGCAGTATTCGGAGGAGCTCCGGCAGCAGCAGCAGGCCGCCGCCGTGGCGGCCGAGCCCGTGACGGAGAACGCGGAAGACCCCGTCCACGCGGAGTGA
- a CDS encoding PhoH family protein — MVTSTKRHKPDRRTYVLDTSVLLADPNALTRFDEHEVVLPIVVVTELEAKRHHPELGYFARQALRLLDDYRVKNGRLDAPIPIGELGGTVRVELNHSDPSVLPTGYRLGDNDSRILAVARNLQAEGYDVTVVSKDLPLRIKASSVGLLAEEYRAELAITENSGWTGMSELALSAEQVDILFEEGHVYVPEASELPVHTGLTIQSERGKALGRVTAEGNVRLVRGDREAFGIKGRSAEQRIALDLLLDPDVGIVSMGGRAGTGKSALALCAGLEAVLERRQHQKVMVFRPLYAVGGQELGYLPGSEAEKMSPWAQAVFDTLSAVTSREVIEEVTARGMLEVLPLTHIRGRSLHDAFVIVDEAQSLERNVLLTVLSRIGANSRVVLTHDVAQRDNLRVGRYDGVVAVVEKLKGHPLFAHVTLTRSERSQIAALVTEMLEDGHI; from the coding sequence GTGGTGACCAGCACAAAGCGCCACAAGCCAGACCGGCGCACCTATGTTCTCGACACCAGCGTCCTGCTGGCCGACCCGAACGCCCTGACCCGCTTCGACGAGCACGAGGTCGTGCTCCCCATCGTGGTGGTCACGGAGCTGGAGGCCAAGCGGCACCATCCCGAACTCGGCTACTTCGCCCGCCAGGCGCTGCGCCTGCTGGACGACTACCGGGTGAAGAACGGTCGCCTCGACGCCCCCATCCCGATCGGGGAGCTGGGCGGGACCGTCCGTGTCGAGCTCAACCACTCGGACCCCAGCGTGCTGCCCACCGGCTACCGCCTGGGGGACAACGACTCCCGCATCCTCGCGGTGGCCCGCAATCTGCAGGCCGAGGGGTACGACGTCACCGTCGTGTCGAAGGACCTCCCGCTCAGGATCAAGGCCTCGTCCGTGGGCCTCCTCGCCGAGGAGTACCGGGCCGAGCTCGCCATCACGGAGAACTCCGGCTGGACCGGAATGTCCGAACTGGCGCTCTCCGCCGAGCAGGTGGACATCCTGTTCGAGGAAGGGCACGTGTACGTCCCGGAGGCCTCGGAGCTTCCGGTGCACACGGGCCTGACCATCCAGTCCGAGCGTGGCAAGGCGCTCGGCCGGGTGACCGCCGAGGGCAACGTCCGTCTGGTGCGCGGCGACCGGGAGGCGTTCGGCATCAAGGGCCGCAGCGCCGAGCAGCGCATCGCCCTCGATCTGCTGCTCGACCCGGACGTCGGCATCGTCTCGATGGGCGGCCGGGCCGGCACCGGCAAGTCGGCACTGGCGCTGTGCGCGGGCCTGGAGGCGGTCCTGGAGCGCCGCCAGCACCAGAAGGTGATGGTCTTCCGGCCGCTGTACGCGGTCGGCGGGCAGGAGTTGGGCTATCTGCCGGGCAGCGAGGCGGAGAAGATGAGCCCGTGGGCGCAGGCCGTCTTCGACACGCTGTCGGCGGTCACCAGCCGCGAGGTCATCGAGGAGGTCACCGCGCGCGGGATGCTGGAGGTGCTGCCCCTGACCCACATCCGGGGCCGCTCCCTCCACGACGCGTTCGTGATCGTGGACGAGGCGCAGTCGCTGGAACGGAACGTCCTGCTGACCGTTCTGTCCCGGATCGGCGCCAATTCGCGGGTCGTTCTGACCCATGATGTGGCGCAAAGGGACAATCTGCGGGTCGGCCGCTACGACGGTGTGGTCGCCGTCGTGGAGAAGCTGAAGGGGCATCCGCTCTTCGCCCATGTCACGCTGACGCGGTCCGAGAGGTCCCAGATTGCCGCGCTTGTGACCGAAATGCTGGAGGACGGTCACATCTGA
- a CDS encoding Flp family type IVb pilin has translation MSKWFNTTVAYLQTRAARSDRGQTAVEYLGIIAVVVAIVLAITGTSIGQTIFDAIRTKISQVTGG, from the coding sequence GTGAGCAAATGGTTCAACACCACCGTCGCGTACCTGCAGACCCGCGCCGCGCGCAGCGACCGGGGCCAGACCGCGGTGGAGTACCTCGGCATCATCGCGGTGGTCGTGGCGATCGTGTTGGCGATCACGGGGACGAGCATCGGGCAGACGATCTTCGATGCGATCCGGACCAAGATCAGCCAGGTCACCGGCGGCTGA
- a CDS encoding nucleoside deaminase has product MTVGPLPAPWHLPFELAWEALRAGSRPVGAVLYGPEGNVVASGRNRSREPDAPPGQLAGTDLAHAEVNALAQLPAGRHHPGHRLYTTVEPCLLCSSALMHAHVPHVVFAAPDERWRGVERVPEVGGAIGARWAQREGPLTGPLRPLARFGGLLMEVWEALHQPERVPPHTPARRLLDAGLLDAPTAEAAYALAAPELAGPEPTHPESVRTDPTHRQSAGPESAAP; this is encoded by the coding sequence ATGACCGTCGGCCCCCTCCCCGCCCCCTGGCACCTCCCCTTCGAGCTCGCCTGGGAAGCCCTGCGCGCCGGCAGCCGGCCTGTCGGTGCGGTGCTGTACGGCCCGGAGGGGAACGTCGTCGCGTCCGGGCGGAACCGGAGCCGGGAGCCGGATGCCCCGCCCGGGCAGCTGGCAGGGACGGATCTCGCACACGCCGAGGTCAATGCCCTCGCCCAGCTGCCGGCCGGGCGGCACCATCCGGGGCACCGGCTTTACACCACTGTCGAGCCCTGCCTCCTGTGCAGCAGCGCGCTGATGCATGCCCATGTGCCGCACGTCGTCTTCGCCGCGCCCGACGAGCGCTGGCGCGGTGTCGAGCGGGTGCCGGAGGTCGGCGGGGCGATCGGCGCACGCTGGGCGCAGCGCGAGGGGCCGCTTACCGGGCCGCTGCGGCCCCTGGCCCGGTTCGGCGGGCTGCTCATGGAAGTGTGGGAGGCGCTCCATCAGCCGGAGCGGGTCCCGCCGCACACCCCCGCCCGGCGACTGCTGGACGCCGGGCTGCTCGACGCGCCGACCGCCGAGGCGGCGTACGCCCTGGCCGCCCCGGAACTGGCCGGCCCGGAGCCGACCCACCCGGAGTCCGTCAGGACGGACCCGACCCACCGGCAGTCCGCCGGTCCCGAGTCCGCCGCCCCATAA
- a CDS encoding pilus assembly protein TadG-related protein, whose protein sequence is MPPRRDAGQAFPIYLTVVAGLLFLALAYLAVGQASVNRSSAQTAADSAALAAAQNERDQLTAQWVTDLLDPTKWQDIFDGKATFTQDPCQRARELATQNDAALNNCFPPGLLKYQVDVQTNKTVGHSVVPGTEDVKSKAHAIAEIEPLCTFKLPGGGATGGTLPQLTCKDKVWDLKPGDLSALPKPNDLFDVHLAD, encoded by the coding sequence ATTCCTCCACGGCGCGACGCGGGGCAGGCCTTCCCCATCTATCTCACGGTGGTGGCGGGCCTGCTCTTTCTTGCGTTGGCCTACCTCGCGGTCGGCCAGGCCTCGGTGAACCGCAGCAGCGCCCAGACGGCCGCCGACTCGGCCGCGCTGGCGGCCGCCCAGAACGAGCGTGATCAGCTCACGGCCCAGTGGGTCACGGATCTGCTCGACCCGACGAAGTGGCAGGACATCTTCGACGGCAAGGCGACGTTCACTCAGGACCCATGTCAGCGGGCCCGCGAACTCGCCACGCAGAACGATGCCGCGCTGAACAACTGCTTTCCGCCCGGGTTGTTGAAGTACCAGGTCGACGTGCAGACCAACAAGACCGTCGGCCATTCCGTCGTACCCGGTACCGAGGACGTCAAGTCGAAAGCCCACGCCATCGCCGAGATCGAACCGCTCTGTACCTTCAAGCTTCCCGGTGGGGGCGCCACAGGCGGCACGCTGCCCCAGCTCACCTGCAAGGACAAGGTGTGGGACCTGAAGCCGGGCGATCTGTCAGCACTCCCCAAGCCCAACGACCTCTTCGACGTCCACCTGGCCGACTGA
- a CDS encoding OmpA family protein, with protein sequence MTITRLALTLTATTLLLTATPAARADGTDPTQPPDTAPSAAAPVKIDPTSPNLKLPEGATLAAPKVLDIKSVVEDQSGDERREDTNADVTFALQAEVLFSKDSAKLSDEAKARIATIAEEIKKQNATQIRVFGFTDNLGSTAHGAVLSKQRANAVQAVLDQDLNDPNITFEVRGYGEQFPIADNSTEEGRRKNRRVEVSFPRSGS encoded by the coding sequence GTGACCATCACCCGTCTCGCCCTGACCCTCACCGCCACCACCCTCCTCCTCACCGCCACCCCCGCCGCCCGGGCCGACGGCACCGACCCCACCCAGCCCCCCGACACCGCCCCCTCCGCCGCCGCCCCCGTGAAGATCGACCCCACCTCCCCGAACCTCAAGCTCCCCGAGGGCGCCACCCTCGCCGCGCCCAAGGTGCTGGACATCAAGTCGGTCGTGGAGGACCAGAGCGGGGACGAACGCCGGGAGGACACCAACGCGGACGTCACCTTCGCCCTCCAGGCCGAGGTCCTGTTCAGCAAGGACAGCGCCAAACTCAGCGACGAGGCGAAGGCGAGGATCGCCACCATCGCCGAGGAGATCAAGAAGCAGAACGCCACCCAGATCCGGGTCTTCGGCTTCACCGACAACCTCGGCTCCACGGCCCACGGCGCCGTCCTGTCCAAGCAACGCGCCAACGCCGTGCAAGCCGTCCTCGACCAAGACCTGAACGACCCGAACATCACCTTCGAGGTCCGCGGCTACGGCGAGCAGTTCCCGATTGCCGACAACTCCACGGAGGAGGGGCGAAGGAAGAACCGCCGGGTGGAGGTGTCGTTCCCGCGCTCGGGGAGCTGA
- a CDS encoding transglycosylase SLT domain-containing protein, with translation MSRISVRGFAVASATAVTAVGSVVGVASGSVAQNNNDAEATAADTTLLADIPAGQQAQVQSASLTQQADAQAIAADASAKKDAEAAARKAAAETAYAKKAAAEKAAEEAKQRAETKAAASRSGDGSDGIFPVQSSYTVAQVQAIARQIVPAGQYQCFSNIVTRESTWNYQAVNASSGAYGLVQALPAGKMASAGADWRTNPATQIKWGLSYMNERYGSPCDAWTYWQANGNY, from the coding sequence GTGAGCCGGATTTCGGTCCGGGGATTCGCAGTGGCCTCGGCCACCGCGGTCACCGCCGTCGGAAGCGTCGTCGGAGTTGCCTCGGGCAGCGTCGCGCAGAACAACAACGACGCCGAGGCGACGGCAGCCGACACCACGCTCCTCGCGGACATACCCGCGGGTCAGCAGGCCCAGGTCCAGTCCGCGTCCCTGACGCAGCAGGCCGACGCCCAGGCCATCGCCGCGGACGCGAGCGCCAAGAAGGACGCCGAGGCAGCCGCCCGCAAGGCAGCCGCCGAGACCGCGTACGCGAAGAAGGCGGCCGCCGAGAAGGCGGCGGAGGAAGCCAAGCAGCGCGCCGAGACGAAGGCGGCGGCCAGCCGCAGCGGTGACGGCAGCGACGGCATCTTCCCCGTGCAGTCCTCGTACACGGTGGCGCAGGTCCAGGCCATCGCACGGCAGATCGTGCCGGCGGGCCAGTACCAGTGCTTCAGCAACATCGTGACGCGCGAGTCCACCTGGAACTACCAGGCGGTCAACGCCTCCTCCGGCGCCTACGGCCTCGTGCAGGCCCTGCCCGCCGGCAAGATGGCCTCCGCGGGCGCCGACTGGCGGACCAACCCGGCCACCCAGATCAAGTGGGGCCTGAGCTACATGAACGAGCGGTACGGCAGCCCCTGTGACGCCTGGACCTACTGGCAGGCGAACGGCAACTACTGA
- a CDS encoding DUF192 domain-containing protein, whose protein sequence is MVRRRWRDGRGRLVVGADADTEGPGTSVPLEIATSYRARTRGLLGRDGIDGAMLLSPASGVHTFGMRIPIDVAYLDRRLTVVAVRTMPPGRLGLPRLRARHVLEAEAGAMAGWGVRAGVRVTVEDAAVRGEDTGSGPA, encoded by the coding sequence ATGGTCCGACGGCGCTGGCGGGACGGACGGGGCAGACTGGTCGTGGGCGCGGACGCGGACACCGAGGGGCCGGGCACGTCCGTCCCCCTGGAGATCGCGACGTCTTACCGGGCCCGCACGAGGGGCCTGCTGGGCCGGGACGGGATCGACGGTGCGATGCTGCTGTCCCCGGCGAGCGGGGTGCACACGTTCGGCATGCGCATCCCGATCGACGTGGCTTATCTGGACCGCCGCCTGACCGTGGTGGCCGTGCGCACGATGCCCCCTGGCCGCCTGGGTCTGCCCCGCCTGCGGGCCCGGCATGTGCTGGAGGCGGAGGCGGGGGCGATGGCGGGGTGGGGGGTGCGGGCGGGGGTACGGGTGACGGTCGAGGATGCGGCCGTCAGGGGTGAGGACACTGGCAGTGGGCCTGCCTAG
- a CDS encoding response regulator: MQDTPPAPLRLLVADDNPVVRAGLTALLSGRTDTTVVAEATDGQEAYEAAVRHRPDVILLDVRMPGVDGISALPHLVRLAPVMMLTYSHETETVREALRLGAGGYLVHGEFTTEQLVRAVRDVREGRPHVTPGAAQALLGLLHTGASAHAEPQLPPILRESTPQRLSQLQPSMGQSSHSRSRFRYQLSTREAEIMDLIASGMTNQQIAAACFISEKTVKNHINRIFAKLQSTTRSQAAAKWLGVA, encoded by the coding sequence ATGCAGGACACTCCCCCCGCGCCGCTGCGACTGCTGGTGGCCGACGACAACCCCGTGGTCCGGGCGGGCCTGACGGCCCTGCTGTCCGGGCGTACGGACACGACGGTGGTGGCGGAGGCGACCGACGGCCAGGAGGCGTACGAGGCCGCGGTACGGCACCGCCCGGACGTCATCCTGCTCGACGTCCGCATGCCCGGAGTCGACGGAATCTCGGCATTGCCGCACCTGGTACGGCTGGCCCCCGTCATGATGCTCACCTACAGCCACGAGACGGAGACCGTGCGGGAGGCGTTGCGGCTGGGGGCGGGGGGATACCTGGTGCACGGGGAGTTCACGACGGAGCAGCTGGTACGGGCCGTACGGGACGTACGGGAGGGGCGGCCGCATGTGACGCCAGGGGCGGCACAGGCGTTGCTGGGTCTGCTCCATACCGGTGCATCTGCACACGCTGAACCCCAACTTCCGCCAATTTTAAGGGAAAGTACCCCTCAACGGCTTTCGCAACTGCAACCATCTATGGGACAGTCATCCCATTCCCGGTCCCGGTTCCGGTATCAGCTGAGCACGAGGGAGGCGGAGATCATGGACCTCATCGCGTCCGGCATGACCAACCAGCAGATCGCCGCCGCCTGCTTCATCTCCGAGAAGACGGTCAAGAACCACATCAACCGCATCTTCGCCAAACTCCAGAGCACCACCAGATCCCAGGCCGCCGCGAAGTGGCTGGGGGTGGCATGA
- a CDS encoding DinB family protein, which yields MTTPVTPYTAAEKQTLHASLDRHRDAVLWKLEGLDDEQLRRPMTPTGTNLLGLVKHLASVEYGWFVETFGGEAEPLWFDPYDDLRITPDESTDQILAFYGRARAAADAMITELPLDAQGRPSWHDITVSLRWTLVHMIEETARHAGHMDILRELIDGATGDHPRVTSTS from the coding sequence ATGACGACACCTGTGACGCCTTACACCGCTGCGGAGAAGCAGACCCTGCACGCGAGTCTCGACCGGCACCGGGACGCGGTGCTGTGGAAGCTGGAGGGCCTCGACGACGAGCAGCTGCGCCGGCCGATGACACCGACCGGCACCAACCTGCTGGGCCTGGTGAAACATCTGGCCTCGGTCGAGTACGGCTGGTTTGTGGAGACGTTCGGAGGCGAGGCGGAACCTCTGTGGTTCGACCCGTACGACGACCTGCGCATCACCCCCGACGAGTCGACGGACCAGATCCTCGCCTTCTACGGCCGCGCCCGCGCCGCGGCCGACGCGATGATCACCGAGCTGCCGCTGGACGCCCAGGGCCGCCCCTCCTGGCACGACATCACCGTCAGCCTGCGCTGGACCCTGGTCCACATGATCGAGGAGACCGCGCGGCACGCGGGGCACATGGACATCCTGCGGGAACTGATCGACGGCGCGACCGGGGACCATCCGCGGGTCACGAGCACGAGCTGA
- a CDS encoding methyltransferase domain-containing protein, with amino-acid sequence MAVNRSFEDLVAEGAAVPTEGWDFSWFEGRATEERPSWGYAAKAGERLGGAEAALDIQTGGGEVLDFALTRAEPARPVLVAATEGWAPNAAEATARLRPRGVVVVAAPDDAPLPFADEAFDLVLSRHPVRPYWTEIARVLCPGGTYFAQHVGPTSVFELVEHFLGPLPAEVRAGRDPEGEGADAEAAGLEIVALRAERLRMEFHDIAAVVHFLRKVVWMVPGFTVEAYEPQLRALHERIEREGPFVAHSTRHLFDARKLSVP; translated from the coding sequence ATGGCAGTGAACCGTTCCTTCGAGGACCTCGTGGCCGAGGGGGCCGCCGTACCGACCGAGGGGTGGGATTTCTCCTGGTTCGAGGGGCGGGCCACCGAGGAGCGGCCCTCGTGGGGGTATGCCGCGAAGGCGGGGGAGCGGCTGGGCGGGGCGGAGGCCGCGCTCGACATCCAGACCGGTGGCGGTGAGGTGCTGGACTTCGCGCTGACCCGGGCCGAGCCGGCCCGCCCGGTGCTGGTCGCCGCGACGGAGGGCTGGGCGCCGAACGCCGCCGAGGCCACCGCGCGCTTGCGGCCGCGCGGTGTGGTGGTCGTCGCCGCCCCGGACGACGCGCCGCTGCCGTTCGCCGACGAGGCCTTCGACCTGGTGCTCAGCCGGCACCCGGTGCGCCCGTACTGGACGGAGATCGCGCGGGTGCTGTGCCCCGGCGGGACGTATTTCGCCCAGCACGTCGGGCCGACCAGCGTCTTCGAACTCGTCGAGCACTTCCTCGGGCCGCTGCCGGCCGAGGTGCGCGCCGGCCGGGATCCCGAGGGCGAGGGGGCCGACGCCGAGGCGGCGGGCCTGGAGATCGTCGCGCTGCGGGCGGAGCGGCTGCGGATGGAGTTCCACGACATCGCCGCGGTCGTGCATTTTCTGCGCAAGGTGGTGTGGATGGTCCCGGGCTTCACGGTGGAGGCGTACGAGCCCCAACTCCGCGCACTGCACGAGCGGATCGAGCGGGAGGGCCCGTTCGTCGCGCACAGCACCCGGCATCTTTTCGACGCCCGTAAGCTGTCCGTTCCGTAA